A genomic region of Prevotella scopos JCM 17725 contains the following coding sequences:
- a CDS encoding leucine-rich repeat domain-containing protein: MKRLYLVLLTLCAALLSFTEAKAEIGQGVIKIKTDKGVGKVISMDISVFGGIDSEGDDIDLDPKDGENISFEGATKYLMVNQKVYLTVNAPEITIHGDVNSLTIVNQEVTDIDISGANKLTHLRVNENPLTTLDLSHNANLIELWATSCSALNTIKFANAASLMTLSIQGTTISSLDFSQLPSLRTLHAGDNPNLTSIDLSTLTELDELWVNGNGITSIDLSHNPNLAYLECSRNKLTTLDLTNNPELNFVACWCNQISGEGMNSLIQSLVLESEGEERELCVFNEFFTEEKNALTDAQITAVKARGWTPKKAKGTKDFFTWEELTKATTGINATSAATKERETWYDLQGRRIEKPTVKGLYIHNGKKILLK, encoded by the coding sequence ATGAAAAGACTTTACTTAGTATTATTAACATTGTGTGCCGCACTCCTATCATTCACAGAAGCAAAGGCTGAAATTGGTCAAGGAGTCATCAAAATCAAGACAGACAAAGGGGTTGGAAAAGTTATCTCGATGGACATCTCCGTGTTTGGTGGAATCGACTCAGAGGGGGATGATATAGACTTAGACCCTAAGGATGGAGAAAACATCTCCTTTGAAGGTGCAACCAAGTACTTAATGGTAAACCAGAAAGTTTATCTTACTGTCAATGCTCCTGAAATCACAATTCATGGTGATGTCAATTCCCTTACAATCGTTAATCAGGAGGTGACGGATATTGACATCAGTGGAGCAAACAAGCTAACCCACTTACGTGTGAATGAAAATCCATTGACAACGCTTGACCTCTCTCATAATGCCAACCTTATTGAGTTATGGGCTACCTCTTGTTCAGCACTTAACACTATAAAGTTTGCAAATGCTGCATCGTTGATGACGCTCTCCATACAAGGTACAACCATCTCATCATTAGACTTTTCGCAGCTTCCTTCCCTAAGGACGTTGCACGCTGGAGACAATCCTAACCTAACATCGATTGACCTGTCAACCCTTACTGAGCTTGACGAACTATGGGTTAACGGCAATGGCATCACCTCGATTGACTTATCACATAATCCTAACCTTGCTTATCTTGAATGTAGCAGAAACAAGCTGACAACACTCGACCTGACGAACAATCCTGAACTTAACTTCGTTGCATGTTGGTGCAACCAGATCAGTGGTGAGGGAATGAATAGCTTGATTCAGTCTTTGGTGCTGGAGAGTGAAGGCGAAGAACGTGAACTCTGCGTCTTCAATGAGTTCTTTACAGAGGAGAAGAATGCACTGACCGATGCGCAAATTACAGCTGTCAAAGCCCGCGGGTGGACACCTAAGAAGGCAAAAGGAACAAAGGATTTCTTCACATGGGAAGAACTGACAAAGGCAACAACAGGTATCAATGCTACGTCTGCCGCAACAAAAGAGCGGGAGACATGGTACGACCTTCAGGGTCGCCGTATTGAGAAGCCAACAGTCAAAGGCCTCTACATCCACAACGGTAAGAAGATTCTTTTAAAATAA
- a CDS encoding fimbrillin family protein, whose product MKKTFFYHALSALFIGSMAFSAVSCADDDLGDNANNGDNGAVVRFSVSDAQDDAQSRSGALTRSDINPELTDKDLSGQKLDIQSTENLNACLIETTIEGVNPVKIEPSTRANIITSSTLGNFSSSGIRSTVENTIGTNWFDNKSTTAQGVISPSIPWSWEQRFARFYAVYPESTNSSNGITVLSQPTATKPLSIEFTVNKDVTQQVDLMTACSGKVEYKIHHQAPRTDLQFRHALTAIRFAVGQNLSFNKTIKDITLKNVLLKSKYTLSNNLDGSGAVWDHTGYSQRGDVKQSNVNYNTNENANSIVRNTSRFSNSNETDLTKLDDNYTFYMIPQDLDGKVSAEVLFTDGSKITVPLKGSWKAGTTRTYKLSEKNSTWNYILNPISPATAVAYNGTQANYKIESYREIKINGISTKQAVKWKVVEYSVDGGTTWTTTKPSWLKSLSKEQGEGGTEAEVCTATLGTDIVDLVAQRNKGLQDATPLGTAATPYNLSNNTGAAAVQNTANCYVISAPGYYMIPLVYGNAIKNGQTNTSAYKSTAPNTSLTFGSPKKSTDVILHHFVDHNSQYITDPWIEKTNGKANNGVNGAEVTWSDENNLVTLLPGSPIYHDASGNAYVKFEVKKENIKSGNAVISVKKGNTILWSWHLWFAPKTALDEISVTNAQNKVYKFTNETLGWKPTKWIATSYSAPRTVKIKIEQTIANNGTKQFGVITITQDAYIERRGTATYYQWGRNNAFPGTDATLPQGSIVKGDNQIHMNNKIQHPNYFFTTKFLSGIIDPYDGLTKFHYFYNLWSMNNNRRGDNNAANNIEVVKTIYDPCPVGFNVPTNGAFSGFTTNGRNEGPMNVNGTNVNTTYDLNTGHLFWTNSSKTETIYFPATGYRQATDDNIVQANSSGNYWSADPQDYNNGCSMGFNNSMVLPLTFNIRTYGLSVRPVAEK is encoded by the coding sequence ATGAAAAAGACATTTTTCTATCATGCACTTTCTGCCTTGTTTATAGGTAGCATGGCATTCTCTGCTGTATCATGTGCAGATGATGATTTGGGAGATAACGCTAACAATGGCGATAATGGAGCTGTTGTACGCTTTAGCGTAAGTGATGCACAGGATGATGCACAAAGTCGTAGTGGCGCTTTGACACGCAGTGACATCAACCCTGAATTAACTGATAAGGACCTCAGTGGTCAAAAGTTAGACATACAAAGTACTGAGAACCTCAATGCTTGCCTGATTGAGACAACCATTGAGGGTGTTAACCCTGTGAAGATTGAGCCAAGTACGCGTGCTAATATTATCACCAGTAGCACTCTTGGCAATTTCTCGTCATCAGGTATTCGTAGTACTGTCGAAAATACAATTGGTACAAATTGGTTTGACAATAAATCTACCACAGCTCAGGGTGTTATTAGCCCTTCAATCCCTTGGTCATGGGAGCAGCGTTTCGCTCGCTTCTATGCTGTTTATCCAGAGAGTACAAATAGTAGCAATGGTATTACTGTTCTTTCTCAGCCAACAGCTACAAAACCACTAAGCATTGAATTTACTGTCAATAAAGACGTTACTCAGCAAGTAGATCTTATGACGGCTTGCTCTGGTAAGGTAGAATACAAAATTCACCATCAAGCACCAAGAACTGATCTTCAGTTCCGTCACGCTTTGACAGCTATCCGTTTTGCTGTTGGTCAGAACCTTTCGTTCAACAAGACGATTAAGGATATTACGCTTAAGAACGTATTGCTGAAGAGCAAATATACACTCTCTAACAACCTTGATGGCTCTGGTGCTGTATGGGACCACACTGGATATAGCCAACGTGGCGATGTAAAACAAAGCAACGTAAACTATAACACCAACGAGAACGCTAATAGTATCGTTAGAAACACAAGCAGGTTTAGCAATTCTAACGAAACTGACCTTACAAAGTTGGATGACAACTACACCTTCTATATGATTCCACAGGACCTTGATGGCAAAGTTTCTGCTGAGGTTCTCTTTACTGATGGTAGTAAAATTACCGTACCTCTCAAAGGCTCTTGGAAGGCAGGTACAACACGTACCTATAAGTTGAGCGAGAAGAATTCAACATGGAATTATATTCTCAATCCGATAAGTCCTGCTACTGCAGTTGCTTATAATGGCACACAGGCTAACTATAAGATTGAGAGCTATCGTGAGATTAAGATAAATGGTATTAGTACTAAACAGGCTGTTAAATGGAAAGTTGTCGAATATAGTGTAGATGGCGGAACGACATGGACTACTACCAAGCCATCATGGTTGAAGAGCCTTAGCAAGGAGCAAGGCGAAGGTGGAACTGAAGCAGAAGTATGTACAGCAACTTTAGGAACTGACATCGTTGACCTCGTTGCACAGCGCAACAAGGGACTTCAGGATGCGACACCATTGGGTACAGCTGCTACACCTTATAACCTCTCTAACAACACTGGTGCTGCAGCCGTACAGAACACAGCTAACTGCTATGTTATCTCTGCGCCTGGATATTACATGATTCCATTGGTATATGGTAATGCTATTAAGAATGGCCAGACCAACACAAGTGCATACAAAAGTACAGCTCCCAATACTTCTCTCACGTTTGGAAGCCCTAAAAAAAGTACGGATGTTATTCTCCATCATTTCGTAGATCATAACAGCCAGTATATAACAGACCCATGGATTGAAAAAACAAATGGTAAGGCGAACAATGGTGTCAATGGTGCAGAAGTTACTTGGTCTGATGAGAATAACCTTGTAACATTATTACCTGGTAGTCCTATCTATCACGATGCAAGCGGAAACGCTTATGTGAAGTTTGAAGTAAAGAAGGAGAATATTAAGAGTGGTAATGCTGTCATCTCTGTTAAGAAGGGAAATACTATTCTGTGGTCATGGCACTTGTGGTTTGCACCAAAGACTGCACTTGATGAGATTTCAGTTACGAACGCACAAAACAAGGTCTATAAGTTTACGAATGAAACTTTAGGATGGAAGCCTACTAAGTGGATAGCTACATCTTATTCTGCTCCACGTACTGTAAAGATAAAAATTGAGCAGACGATAGCTAACAATGGTACTAAGCAGTTTGGAGTGATTACCATTACACAGGATGCATATATTGAAAGAAGAGGTACAGCAACCTACTATCAGTGGGGACGTAACAATGCTTTCCCTGGTACAGATGCAACACTCCCACAGGGAAGTATTGTCAAGGGTGATAACCAGATTCATATGAACAATAAGATTCAGCACCCAAATTACTTCTTCACAACTAAGTTTTTGAGTGGAATCATTGATCCGTATGATGGCTTAACGAAATTCCATTACTTCTATAACCTTTGGTCAATGAATAATAACCGACGTGGAGATAACAATGCAGCAAACAACATCGAAGTTGTCAAGACCATTTATGACCCATGTCCAGTAGGCTTCAATGTTCCAACGAATGGTGCTTTCTCTGGTTTCACTACAAATGGAAGGAATGAGGGACCAATGAATGTAAATGGCACTAATGTCAATACAACATATGACTTAAACACTGGACATCTCTTCTGGACAAATAGTAGCAAAACAGAAACCATTTACTTCCCAGCAACAGGTTATAGACAGGCAACAGACGATAATATAGTTCAAGCAAACAGCTCTGGTAACTATTGGTCTGCTGACCCACAGGACTACAACAACGGTTGTTCAATGGGCTTCAACAATAGTATGGTCTTGCCACTTACCTTCAACATCCGTACCTACGGTCTCTCTGTTCGTCCAGTTGCTGAGAAATAA
- a CDS encoding OmpA family protein encodes MKNMKMIAAGMCFLTVVSCQTKQGSGALIGGGAGAALGGIVGQIIGRNGKSTAIGAAIGGALGAGAGALIGRHMDKVAREAAQQLPNARVDKVTDANGLDCVKVTFDSGILFPLNGSNLSAAAKNDLTKFASLMQRNSNCDVAIQGYTDASGNDNINLPLSQRRADAVSSYLKSRGVSSRQIRSVQGFGSANPIENKTISQANRRVEVYLYASSEMVRQANNGSL; translated from the coding sequence ATGAAGAATATGAAAATGATAGCAGCAGGAATGTGTTTCCTCACTGTTGTAAGTTGTCAGACAAAGCAAGGTTCAGGTGCATTAATCGGTGGCGGTGCTGGTGCAGCATTAGGTGGCATCGTTGGTCAGATTATAGGTCGTAATGGTAAGAGTACAGCCATTGGTGCTGCTATTGGTGGTGCTTTAGGTGCTGGTGCTGGTGCCCTCATCGGTCGTCACATGGACAAGGTTGCACGTGAGGCTGCACAGCAGTTGCCAAACGCACGTGTCGACAAGGTGACAGATGCTAATGGTTTAGACTGTGTGAAGGTTACCTTCGACTCTGGTATCCTCTTCCCATTGAACGGTTCAAACCTCAGCGCAGCTGCTAAGAACGACCTCACAAAGTTCGCTTCTTTGATGCAGCGCAACTCTAATTGTGACGTTGCTATCCAGGGTTACACTGATGCTTCTGGTAACGACAACATCAACCTCCCATTGTCACAGCGTCGTGCTGATGCGGTATCATCTTACCTCAAGAGTCGTGGTGTAAGTAGCCGTCAGATTCGTTCAGTACAGGGCTTCGGTAGTGCAAACCCTATCGAGAACAAGACTATTAGTCAGGCTAACCGCCGTGTAGAGGTTTATCTCTATGCATCATCTGAGATGGTTCGCCAAGCCAACAATGGTTCTCTGTAA
- a CDS encoding TonB-dependent receptor produces MAQMRCRVLEKGSNEPVIGATIMVEGGKAIIAVTDQDGFFCLSDGFNKIVRISYIGYKPLVVRPRKDAVYHLQTNLSKLQEIVVTAQEGHGLSSASTISRQAMEHLQPSSFADLMELLPGGRANDPHLNVPNTISLREAGISSSQYNTSSLGTRFVIDGAPVSANGNMQYLSGALDRTSGKRNFANAGIDMRSLSTDDIQEVTIVRGIPSVEYGDLTSGLVKVKRRKGGNDIAARFKADMDTKLFYLSKAIEWKPSKLSLNLSADYLDNKAEPRNLLETYKRITLSARLNKQWHTQRMNYVAMVNLDYGGSFDDDKVDPQFNHGGADKYKSAYNRYATSIALDMSSNMEHSLFRNLSLSASFSYEKNVLERTRMVQLDGDTPAAMTMADGESDAVLISPYTYTATHTVDGRPISLYLKSNASFSMPIAGVSNSLLVGADYQMDRNMGKGQIYDRLHPVYTGTSYRPRKYSDLPASQMLAAYIEERMSMGIGSNKLDLEAGLRAETMLGIDKHYAIHGKVNLDPRVNIGWTFPSFNLGKERMTIALTGGIGWHSMFPTIDLLYPELAYMDIVELNYYHPNPAYRRMYLQTYVINPTNPELKAARNVKWEIKGDVDWAGNRLTMTYFVEDMTSGFRSMSVYAPYQYKEFDASGVNADALTAKPDVSALPYTLRNVLRAYEHTSNGSRTYKRGIEWMLSTMRFPIVNTRLTITGAWFKTEYHNSLPIMYKPVKMIGGRPLERVGIYKDDEGYIREMVNTNFTFDTAIPKLKLGISLSFQCVWRTAEQSMVKDNMPLQYMDDNGVVHPFTENDAHDIYLQHLVRSYAAGMFDRQTIPFYMDVNLKATKKLFKDKLMVALFVNKLWDAHPDYTRSDFIIRRYVTPYFGLEMNIRL; encoded by the coding sequence ATGGCACAGATGCGTTGCAGGGTCCTCGAGAAGGGTTCCAACGAGCCTGTCATAGGTGCCACCATAATGGTTGAAGGAGGGAAAGCGATTATAGCTGTGACCGATCAAGACGGCTTCTTTTGTCTGTCTGACGGCTTCAATAAGATTGTCAGAATATCGTATATCGGCTATAAACCGCTTGTTGTGCGTCCTCGTAAGGATGCCGTTTATCACTTACAAACCAACCTGAGCAAGCTGCAAGAGATTGTTGTCACAGCCCAGGAGGGGCATGGATTGTCCAGTGCATCTACAATTAGCAGGCAAGCCATGGAACATCTGCAGCCTTCCAGTTTTGCTGACCTCATGGAGTTGCTGCCTGGTGGGCGTGCCAACGACCCGCATCTGAATGTCCCCAACACCATCAGTCTGCGCGAAGCTGGTATCAGTAGCAGTCAGTATAACACATCCTCACTCGGTACTCGCTTTGTTATTGATGGCGCACCAGTGAGTGCTAATGGCAATATGCAATACCTCTCGGGCGCACTCGATCGTACGTCAGGAAAACGTAACTTCGCTAATGCGGGTATTGACATGCGCTCCTTATCAACTGACGACATACAGGAAGTAACGATTGTGCGGGGTATTCCTTCGGTAGAATACGGCGACTTGACGAGCGGATTGGTGAAGGTAAAGCGCCGAAAAGGTGGTAATGACATTGCTGCACGATTCAAAGCCGACATGGACACAAAGCTCTTCTATCTCTCCAAAGCCATTGAATGGAAACCCTCAAAGCTGTCGCTGAACCTCAGTGCAGACTATCTAGACAACAAGGCTGAACCACGTAACCTGCTTGAGACTTATAAACGCATCACCCTCTCGGCACGCCTTAACAAACAATGGCACACCCAGCGGATGAACTACGTTGCGATGGTAAACCTTGACTATGGCGGCTCATTCGATGATGACAAGGTTGACCCACAATTCAATCATGGTGGGGCAGACAAATATAAGTCGGCTTATAATCGTTATGCAACAAGTATTGCGCTCGATATGAGCAGTAATATGGAGCATTCCCTCTTCCGAAATCTATCATTATCGGCTTCGTTCTCGTATGAGAAAAACGTCTTGGAGCGTACCCGTATGGTGCAACTGGATGGCGACACGCCTGCTGCCATGACTATGGCTGATGGTGAGAGCGATGCTGTCTTGATTTCACCTTATACTTATACTGCCACACACACCGTAGATGGCAGACCTATCAGTCTTTATCTGAAAAGTAATGCTTCATTCAGTATGCCCATTGCGGGCGTGTCTAATTCACTATTGGTAGGTGCCGATTACCAGATGGACCGTAACATGGGTAAGGGACAGATATATGACCGCTTGCACCCTGTTTATACCGGAACATCCTATCGACCACGCAAATACTCAGACCTCCCAGCATCACAAATGCTCGCCGCCTATATAGAAGAACGTATGAGTATGGGCATCGGGAGTAACAAACTTGACCTTGAGGCAGGACTACGTGCAGAGACCATGTTGGGCATTGACAAGCACTATGCGATACATGGAAAGGTAAATCTCGACCCACGTGTGAATATTGGATGGACCTTCCCCTCCTTCAATCTTGGAAAAGAAAGAATGACAATCGCACTGACAGGCGGTATAGGATGGCATAGCATGTTCCCAACTATCGACCTCCTTTATCCAGAACTTGCTTATATGGACATCGTAGAACTGAACTATTATCATCCTAACCCAGCCTATCGAAGGATGTATCTACAGACTTACGTCATCAATCCAACGAATCCAGAACTGAAAGCGGCACGCAACGTGAAATGGGAAATCAAAGGAGATGTAGATTGGGCTGGCAACCGGCTTACGATGACTTACTTTGTTGAAGACATGACCTCTGGCTTCCGTTCGATGAGTGTCTATGCGCCTTATCAATACAAGGAGTTTGATGCTTCAGGCGTCAATGCCGATGCCTTAACTGCAAAACCTGATGTGTCAGCGTTGCCTTATACGCTCCGTAACGTCCTTCGTGCCTATGAACACACGTCAAATGGCAGTCGGACTTATAAACGAGGTATTGAGTGGATGCTCTCTACGATGCGCTTCCCCATCGTCAACACGCGTCTTACAATCACTGGAGCATGGTTCAAAACGGAGTATCATAATTCGTTACCCATCATGTATAAACCCGTAAAAATGATTGGGGGCAGACCACTTGAGCGGGTCGGTATATACAAAGATGACGAGGGTTATATACGAGAAATGGTCAATACCAACTTCACCTTTGACACGGCTATACCTAAACTGAAACTCGGAATCTCATTGTCCTTTCAATGTGTCTGGCGTACAGCAGAACAGTCTATGGTGAAAGATAACATGCCACTGCAGTATATGGATGATAACGGAGTGGTGCATCCTTTTACTGAAAACGATGCGCACGACATCTATCTTCAGCACCTTGTGCGAAGCTATGCAGCAGGAATGTTCGATAGGCAAACCATCCCTTTCTATATGGATGTAAACTTGAAAGCAACCAAGAAGCTCTTTAAGGACAAGCTCATGGTAGCTCTCTTCGTCAATAAATTATGGGATGCACACCCTGATTATACACGTAGCGACTTTATTATAAGACGTTACGTAACACCTTACTTCGGACTTGAAATGAACATCAGATTATGA
- the proS gene encoding proline--tRNA ligase has protein sequence MAKELKEMTKRADNYSQWYNDLVIKADLIEQSAVRGCMVIKPYGYAIWEKIQAQLDKMFKETGVQNAYFPMLIPKSFLSREAEHVKGFAKECAVVTHYRLKATEDGNAVQVDPNAKLEEELIIRPTSETIIWNTYKNWIHSWRDLPLMCNQWCNVMRWEMRTRPFLRTSEFLWQEGHTAHATREEAEKEAQTMLRVYADFAEKWLAVPVVQGVKSETERFAGALDTYTIEAMMQDGKALQSGTSHFLGQNFAKSFDVTFLNKENKPEYVWATSWGVSTRLIGALIMTHSDDNGLVLPPKIAPIQVVIVPIFKGEEQLKALTDKLQPVIDQLRALGITVKYDDADNKRPGFKFADYELKGVPVRLAMGGRDLENNTIEVMRRDTLEKESVSFDGIVDYIKNLLDEIQDNIFKKAKDFRDAHIYECENYEEFKEKVKDGGFFLCHWDGTEETEAKIKEDTQATIRCVPYMFEQTPGVDMVSGKPAKYRVIIARSY, from the coding sequence ATGGCAAAAGAACTAAAAGAGATGACCAAGAGAGCAGACAACTACTCTCAATGGTACAATGACTTGGTAATAAAGGCAGACTTGATTGAGCAGTCTGCCGTACGTGGTTGTATGGTTATCAAGCCATACGGCTATGCTATCTGGGAGAAGATTCAGGCACAGCTTGACAAGATGTTTAAGGAGACGGGCGTGCAGAATGCTTACTTCCCAATGCTGATTCCTAAGAGTTTCCTCTCTCGTGAGGCTGAGCACGTAAAGGGATTTGCCAAGGAGTGTGCTGTGGTTACTCACTATCGTCTGAAGGCTACAGAGGATGGCAATGCTGTGCAGGTTGACCCTAACGCAAAGTTAGAGGAGGAATTGATTATCCGTCCTACCAGTGAGACCATCATCTGGAACACCTATAAAAACTGGATTCACTCTTGGCGCGATCTGCCATTGATGTGCAACCAGTGGTGTAATGTTATGCGTTGGGAGATGCGTACGCGTCCTTTCCTCCGCACGTCTGAGTTCCTCTGGCAGGAGGGTCACACGGCTCACGCTACACGTGAGGAAGCTGAGAAGGAGGCACAGACCATGTTGCGTGTCTATGCTGACTTCGCCGAGAAGTGGCTTGCTGTCCCTGTCGTACAGGGTGTGAAGAGTGAGACAGAACGTTTCGCTGGTGCATTGGATACCTATACCATTGAGGCGATGATGCAGGATGGTAAGGCTCTCCAGAGCGGTACTTCTCACTTCTTGGGTCAGAACTTCGCAAAGTCATTCGACGTTACCTTCCTTAATAAGGAGAACAAGCCAGAGTATGTATGGGCTACCTCATGGGGTGTAAGTACTCGTCTGATTGGTGCGCTCATCATGACTCACTCTGACGATAACGGTCTCGTTCTTCCTCCAAAGATTGCACCTATTCAGGTGGTTATCGTACCAATCTTCAAGGGTGAGGAGCAGTTGAAGGCGCTCACAGACAAGTTGCAGCCAGTGATTGACCAGCTTCGTGCGTTGGGTATCACCGTTAAGTATGACGATGCCGACAACAAGCGTCCGGGCTTTAAGTTCGCTGACTACGAGTTGAAGGGTGTGCCAGTACGCCTCGCTATGGGTGGTCGTGACTTGGAGAACAATACTATCGAGGTGATGCGCCGTGACACCTTGGAGAAGGAGAGCGTAAGCTTTGATGGTATCGTTGATTATATCAAGAACCTCCTCGACGAGATTCAGGACAACATCTTCAAGAAGGCTAAGGACTTCCGTGATGCTCACATCTACGAGTGCGAGAACTATGAGGAGTTCAAGGAGAAGGTGAAGGACGGCGGTTTCTTCCTCTGCCATTGGGATGGTACTGAGGAGACTGAGGCGAAGATTAAGGAGGACACACAGGCAACCATCCGTTGTGTGCCTTATATGTTCGAGCAGACACCAGGTGTTGACATGGTAAGCGGCAAGCCTGCTAAGTATCGTGTTATCATCGCAAGATCATACTAA
- a CDS encoding DUF6850 family outer membrane beta-barrel protein, translating into MIRKRRLLCLLLAVIWVSIVARGQEKDSLAVVEHLHEWSQVMAVSRRNPAFMQTAYHSSITQAGAHFSYRNANKAFQAQNGDGHTLLSAYVTSYLRLDERNTVWGGAAYQTGRKRHIHFNSTSDYDLLYPYVMADTVGGNMENERYSFNGGYAVRINRWSLGALIDFRAEHEYRTIDPRPRGIATDLTIRMGANYEWKDYLMGVGVGTRTYKQTNNVDFYNPLGVIPEYHMTGLGTDYVRFAGAVRSAYYKGTGIMADVQMTPVRGKSGAYLSVEGHFMPYENILTELNALPITRLETSKLNVRTGWINDKKIGWTTFVGIDAERRNGKEHIAGSSSSTEYRSLISLSMFAANRYDYYLGGKLNVGKSRNLTLSMRIGFIDDLATYVDLRREMAFTKSYGAFSWQWMWHSKQQWLVAWKGHMAYYHNRSKRIVMPYAWMDSKITDLINETYASMTANRMTFGISIDGFYYPKKWGGVGLFLSTDIQHERTKHIKQNLLNATVGVAF; encoded by the coding sequence ATGATACGAAAGAGAAGATTATTATGTTTGTTGTTAGCTGTCATTTGGGTGTCAATAGTAGCCAGAGGACAGGAAAAAGACAGCCTTGCAGTTGTTGAACACCTGCATGAGTGGAGTCAGGTGATGGCTGTATCGAGAAGGAATCCTGCCTTCATGCAAACAGCTTACCACTCCTCTATTACACAGGCTGGCGCGCACTTTAGCTACAGGAACGCCAACAAGGCTTTTCAGGCACAGAATGGGGATGGGCATACGCTGCTTTCAGCCTACGTCACCTCCTACCTTCGCCTTGACGAGCGCAACACGGTGTGGGGTGGAGCAGCTTATCAGACTGGTAGGAAGCGTCATATCCACTTCAATTCCACCTCTGATTACGACCTCCTTTATCCCTACGTCATGGCTGACACAGTTGGGGGGAACATGGAAAATGAACGTTATTCATTCAATGGAGGATATGCCGTGCGGATAAACAGATGGTCCCTCGGAGCCTTGATTGATTTCAGAGCGGAACATGAGTACCGCACCATCGACCCTCGTCCACGTGGCATCGCTACCGACCTGACTATCCGTATGGGTGCAAACTATGAATGGAAGGACTACCTGATGGGAGTGGGTGTGGGCACAAGAACTTATAAACAAACCAATAACGTTGACTTCTATAACCCCTTGGGCGTGATTCCAGAATATCACATGACAGGTCTCGGGACCGACTATGTGCGCTTTGCAGGAGCTGTCCGTTCGGCTTATTACAAAGGGACTGGTATCATGGCTGATGTCCAGATGACACCTGTCAGGGGTAAGTCAGGGGCTTACCTGTCAGTTGAAGGTCATTTCATGCCCTACGAAAACATTCTGACGGAACTTAATGCACTACCAATTACACGCTTGGAAACAAGCAAACTGAATGTAAGAACAGGATGGATTAACGACAAAAAGATAGGTTGGACAACTTTCGTAGGCATTGATGCGGAGCGAAGAAACGGCAAGGAACATATTGCAGGAAGTTCGTCAAGTACGGAATATCGTTCGCTAATCAGTCTCTCTATGTTCGCTGCTAACCGATACGATTACTATCTTGGTGGAAAACTCAACGTGGGTAAAAGCCGAAACCTTACCTTATCGATGCGCATAGGCTTCATTGACGACCTAGCCACCTATGTTGACCTGAGACGCGAAATGGCTTTTACAAAATCGTATGGTGCATTCAGCTGGCAATGGATGTGGCATAGTAAACAGCAATGGCTCGTAGCATGGAAGGGGCACATGGCCTATTATCATAATCGCTCCAAACGGATTGTGATGCCCTACGCATGGATGGACAGCAAGATAACCGACCTTATCAATGAGACCTATGCGTCAATGACTGCCAACCGCATGACTTTTGGCATCTCCATCGATGGTTTTTATTATCCTAAGAAGTGGGGAGGCGTGGGACTGTTTCTATCTACTGACATCCAACATGAACGGACGAAGCATATCAAACAAAACCTCCTCAATGCCACTGTTGGCGTAGCTTTCTAA